In Phycisphaerae bacterium, one genomic interval encodes:
- a CDS encoding alcohol dehydrogenase catalytic domain-containing protein — protein sequence MATMKAVVKTKPELGAELQDKPIPQPKSDWVIVKVRATSICGTDVHIYKWDPWANGRIGAKALPQILGHEVAGEVVEVGEHCKRIKVGDYISAETHIFDPGDLTTMLGSPHVGLHMKILGVDYDGCFAQYFALPESICWPNDKSIPPEIATIQEPLGNATYAVLGEDADVAGKTMLITGDGPISLFAIGVARAVGVAKIIHFGKYDVNMKIGQRMGADLQMYTNKTTGKERLEFVNDHTGGNGVDIALEMVGSQDSVDDCFAAVRKAGRVTAFGVASENTLPIAYNNGIVFKGCQIHGINGRKIFDTWYRNRNLLASGRLDPTPVITDLFPLTEFAAGFGKMLERPRTSAKVVLFPDKEEYQAALKRRK from the coding sequence ATGGCGACCATGAAAGCCGTGGTCAAGACCAAACCCGAACTCGGCGCCGAGCTGCAGGACAAGCCGATCCCCCAGCCCAAGTCGGACTGGGTGATCGTGAAGGTGCGCGCCACCAGCATCTGCGGCACGGACGTGCACATCTACAAGTGGGACCCGTGGGCGAACGGGCGCATCGGCGCCAAGGCCCTGCCGCAGATCCTCGGCCACGAGGTCGCCGGCGAGGTCGTCGAGGTCGGTGAGCACTGCAAGCGCATCAAGGTCGGGGACTACATCTCCGCCGAGACGCACATTTTCGACCCGGGCGACCTGACCACGATGCTGGGCTCGCCGCACGTCGGTTTGCACATGAAGATCCTGGGCGTGGACTACGACGGCTGCTTCGCGCAGTACTTCGCGCTGCCGGAGTCGATCTGCTGGCCGAACGACAAGTCGATCCCGCCGGAGATCGCGACGATCCAGGAGCCGCTGGGCAACGCGACGTACGCCGTGCTGGGCGAGGACGCGGACGTGGCCGGCAAGACGATGCTGATCACCGGTGACGGGCCGATCAGCCTGTTCGCGATCGGCGTGGCCCGCGCGGTCGGCGTCGCGAAGATCATCCACTTCGGCAAGTACGACGTGAACATGAAGATCGGCCAGCGGATGGGTGCCGATCTGCAGATGTACACTAACAAGACGACCGGCAAGGAACGGCTCGAGTTCGTGAACGACCACACCGGCGGCAACGGCGTGGACATCGCGCTCGAGATGGTCGGCTCGCAGGACTCGGTCGATGACTGCTTCGCCGCGGTGCGCAAGGCCGGCCGCGTGACGGCGTTCGGCGTGGCCAGCGAGAACACGCTGCCGATCGCGTATAACAACGGGATTGTCTTCAAGGGCTGCCAGATCCACGGCATCAACGGCCGCAAGATCTTCGACACCTGGTACCGCAACCGGAACCTGCTGGCCTCTGGGCGGTTGGACCCCACGCCGGTGATCACGGACCTGTTCCCGCTGACGGAGTTCGCGGCGGGCTTCGGCAAGATGCTGGAGCGGCCGCGGACCAGCGCGAAGGTTGTGCTGTTCCCGGACAAAGAAGAGTATCAGGCGGCGTTGAAGCGGCGTAAGTAG
- a CDS encoding alpha/beta fold hydrolase produces the protein MLNWPILACLAALTPGAGDPPPASAPTSAASGFIYKTIAFNDVTCAYCVYVPPDYTPDRAWPVILFLHGSGERGDDGFLQTDVGLGWALRRNYRAIPAIVVMPQCRPGETWAGEMGTLALRCVEAISHEYHLDAQRLYLTGLSLGGHGAWHLAARVPDRFAALIVICGFADLSDSDTEARQLAPQLKDIPILCFHGAQDANVPVQKTREMVAAIRAAGGHIEYTEYKDGTHFIWDRVYENREVWKWLFEQRRTDR, from the coding sequence GTGCTGAATTGGCCGATCCTGGCATGCCTCGCCGCCCTGACGCCGGGCGCCGGCGACCCGCCGCCCGCATCCGCCCCGACCTCCGCCGCCAGCGGATTCATCTATAAGACCATTGCCTTCAATGACGTAACTTGCGCCTACTGCGTCTACGTCCCGCCGGACTACACGCCCGACCGGGCCTGGCCGGTGATCCTGTTCCTGCACGGCTCCGGGGAGCGCGGCGATGACGGATTCCTGCAGACCGACGTGGGGCTCGGCTGGGCGCTCCGCCGGAACTACCGCGCCATCCCCGCGATCGTCGTCATGCCGCAGTGCCGCCCGGGCGAGACCTGGGCTGGCGAGATGGGCACGTTGGCGCTGCGCTGCGTGGAGGCGATTTCACACGAGTACCACCTCGACGCGCAACGGCTGTATCTCACCGGGCTGTCGCTCGGCGGACACGGGGCGTGGCACCTGGCCGCCCGCGTGCCGGATCGCTTCGCCGCGCTCATCGTGATCTGCGGCTTCGCGGACCTCAGCGACTCGGATACCGAGGCCCGGCAACTGGCGCCGCAACTCAAAGACATCCCGATCCTGTGCTTTCATGGCGCGCAGGACGCGAACGTCCCGGTGCAGAAGACGCGCGAGATGGTCGCCGCCATCCGCGCCGCGGGGGGACATATCGAGTACACGGAATACAAGGACGGCACACACTTCATCTGGGATCGCGTGTACGAGAACCGCGAAGTGTGGAAGTGGCTGTTCGAGCAGCGGCGCACCGACCGCTGA
- a CDS encoding thioredoxin family protein: protein MNLAVVLLPVIAFFQPAGPKFSAKLYAADGSIQPGGQTYLAIELNVEKGWHIYHPLVLDTGAPTDISFTVPKGVTLGELRFPAPMLGVTEKIEYFELDQRTIVLTTLTLAEDVSPGPLTIAAHVRALACKELCVPVKADTTLTLTVAAAPPTPANTALFKEAREALPTPLEQAKYIEGSRLTIAPEKLTPDGEAMIELTIRVKKGHHVQDRDPGNELLIPSRLFIESLDGLKFGPQKWPEAHLRDMPGFGQVREQSGEFKVQVPVRIDDAQFASGPIALRALFTYQTCTDAGTCYPPETAEAAVRFTAETPNPALAGTGPRGSLMPAITIADHVSAQAPEAASTAPPAADGPQNLLYMLLLSFVGGLILNVMPCVFPVISIKILSFVKQAGDDRGRVLRLGLAFAAGIMVWFWIFAGLTSIGEVPWQHPAVVILLTAILFVFALNLFGVFEITLPGAAATKLDEAATREGYTGAFLKGLLATLLGTACTAPFFATAAAYAATQGRAVAFIIFTGAGLGMSAPYVLLSAYPGWLKSLPRPGQWMVTFKQAMGFILLGTAVWLLLVVADLLDARAVVWTLAFLCFLGFAAWLIGKIGLNWSRGTRALTWLSALVIVVLGWWFSFPLMYGWSLWGPPPARMIQPGTGLAVDPAAIVAAVQASNWNDHVPWQPYHPGLPEELARRGYTVYVDFTATWCVTCQTNKATAIEIDSTRSKMRSLGVIPLKADYTRRDPAIREKLLAHGRNSVPLNLLYPARRPEAVIELPVILTPGIVANALDEAGPSTAVAAVP, encoded by the coding sequence ATGAACCTGGCCGTCGTTCTGCTCCCCGTCATCGCGTTCTTCCAGCCCGCCGGACCAAAGTTCTCCGCCAAGCTCTACGCGGCGGACGGGTCGATCCAGCCGGGCGGCCAGACGTACCTGGCCATCGAGCTCAACGTCGAGAAAGGCTGGCACATCTACCACCCACTCGTCCTCGACACCGGCGCGCCGACGGACATCAGCTTCACGGTCCCCAAGGGCGTCACGCTCGGCGAGCTGCGCTTTCCCGCCCCGATGCTCGGCGTCACGGAGAAGATCGAGTACTTCGAGCTCGACCAGCGCACGATCGTGCTCACGACGCTGACGCTGGCCGAGGATGTCTCGCCCGGCCCGCTGACAATCGCCGCACACGTCCGCGCGCTTGCGTGCAAGGAACTGTGCGTCCCGGTCAAGGCCGACACGACCCTGACGCTCACGGTCGCCGCGGCGCCGCCGACGCCGGCGAATACCGCGCTGTTCAAGGAAGCTCGCGAAGCCCTGCCAACGCCGCTCGAGCAGGCGAAGTATATCGAAGGCAGTCGCCTCACGATCGCGCCGGAAAAGCTGACGCCCGACGGCGAAGCGATGATCGAGTTGACCATCCGCGTGAAGAAGGGTCATCACGTCCAGGACCGCGACCCGGGCAACGAGCTGCTCATTCCGTCGCGGCTGTTCATCGAGTCGCTCGACGGCCTGAAGTTCGGTCCGCAGAAATGGCCCGAAGCGCACCTGCGCGATATGCCCGGCTTCGGCCAGGTCCGCGAGCAGAGCGGCGAGTTCAAGGTCCAGGTCCCCGTGCGGATTGACGACGCCCAGTTCGCCAGCGGCCCCATCGCGCTGCGCGCCCTGTTCACATACCAGACCTGTACGGATGCCGGCACATGCTATCCGCCCGAAACGGCTGAGGCCGCGGTGCGCTTCACGGCGGAAACCCCGAACCCGGCGCTGGCCGGCACGGGGCCGCGTGGCTCGCTCATGCCGGCGATCACGATCGCGGACCACGTCTCCGCGCAGGCACCCGAAGCCGCAAGCACGGCCCCGCCGGCGGCGGACGGCCCTCAGAACCTGCTCTACATGCTCCTGCTCAGCTTTGTGGGCGGCCTGATTTTGAACGTCATGCCGTGCGTATTCCCCGTGATCTCGATCAAGATCCTCAGCTTCGTGAAACAGGCCGGCGATGATCGCGGTCGCGTGCTGCGGCTGGGCCTCGCGTTCGCCGCGGGCATCATGGTCTGGTTCTGGATCTTCGCCGGACTGACCAGCATCGGCGAAGTACCCTGGCAGCATCCGGCGGTCGTGATTCTGCTCACCGCGATCCTGTTCGTGTTCGCCTTGAACCTGTTCGGCGTTTTTGAGATCACGCTGCCCGGCGCCGCCGCGACGAAGCTCGACGAAGCCGCCACGCGCGAGGGCTACACCGGCGCGTTTCTGAAGGGGCTGCTGGCAACGTTGCTGGGCACGGCGTGCACGGCGCCGTTCTTCGCCACGGCCGCCGCGTACGCCGCCACGCAGGGCCGCGCCGTAGCGTTTATCATCTTCACGGGTGCGGGCCTGGGGATGTCGGCGCCGTACGTGCTGCTCTCCGCGTATCCGGGGTGGCTCAAGTCACTGCCGCGCCCGGGCCAATGGATGGTCACGTTCAAGCAGGCCATGGGCTTCATCCTCCTGGGTACCGCGGTCTGGCTTCTGCTCGTGGTGGCGGACCTGCTGGACGCCCGCGCGGTCGTGTGGACGCTGGCCTTCCTGTGCTTCCTGGGCTTCGCCGCTTGGCTGATCGGCAAGATCGGCCTGAACTGGAGCCGCGGCACCCGGGCCCTGACGTGGCTCAGCGCACTCGTCATCGTCGTGCTCGGATGGTGGTTCAGCTTCCCGCTCATGTATGGCTGGTCCCTTTGGGGGCCGCCGCCGGCCCGCATGATCCAGCCAGGCACCGGCCTCGCGGTCGACCCCGCGGCCATTGTGGCCGCAGTGCAGGCCTCGAACTGGAACGACCATGTCCCGTGGCAGCCGTACCACCCCGGACTTCCCGAAGAACTCGCGCGGCGGGGCTACACGGTGTACGTTGACTTCACCGCCACGTGGTGCGTGACCTGCCAGACGAACAAAGCCACCGCGATCGAGATCGATTCCACCCGCAGCAAGATGCGGTCCTTGGGCGTTATCCCGCTGAAGGCTGACTACACCAGGCGCGACCCGGCGATCCGCGAGAAGCTCCTCGCGCATGGACGCAACAGCGTGCCGCTGAATCTGCTCTACCCCGCACGACGGCCCGAGGCAGTCATCGAACTCCCCGTTATCCTGACCCCTGGCATCGTCGCCAACGCATTGGACGAGGCCGGCCCATCCACCGCCGTTGCCGCAGTGCCGTAG
- a CDS encoding PD40 domain-containing protein: MTLTGTCAPEADAAAGAPLTQHTFATDGLDFDPDVASGAGLLAFGSTRHSEHSAIFVQPLGSRDSVQLTPDTADHIQPRFSPDGEHIAFASNRGGDWDIWVMRRDGTGLIPLANDPAAEFSPCWSPDGTQIAFSVWSRRARTWEIWGCPVARPAARRLITTGMCPAWSPDGTCLAVQRAPQGGDRAFEIWTVDVASGNARRIAEKHGAACLAPRWSPDGKALLYCAVPTTVSAAGAGRDSPEIAELWTVDVRTGAEVRLPAAQGASFSPAWAADGRIFFVSGMSGTERIWSLAPETALLASGQSASGREHIITTRFTAID, translated from the coding sequence GTGACGCTGACCGGAACCTGCGCCCCCGAGGCCGACGCGGCCGCCGGCGCCCCGCTCACACAGCACACCTTCGCCACCGATGGCCTCGACTTCGACCCCGATGTCGCCTCCGGCGCTGGTCTGCTCGCGTTTGGTTCCACGCGCCATTCCGAGCACTCGGCGATCTTCGTGCAGCCGCTGGGCAGCCGCGACAGCGTGCAGCTTACGCCGGACACCGCAGACCACATCCAGCCCCGTTTCAGCCCGGACGGCGAGCACATTGCGTTTGCGTCGAATCGTGGCGGCGACTGGGACATCTGGGTGATGCGCCGCGACGGCACCGGCTTGATACCGCTCGCGAATGATCCGGCGGCCGAGTTCTCACCCTGCTGGTCGCCGGATGGCACGCAGATCGCATTCAGCGTCTGGAGTCGGCGCGCGCGTACGTGGGAAATCTGGGGCTGCCCGGTGGCGCGACCCGCAGCCCGCCGCCTCATCACAACGGGCATGTGCCCGGCGTGGTCGCCGGACGGCACGTGTCTCGCAGTGCAGCGCGCACCTCAGGGCGGCGACCGGGCGTTCGAAATCTGGACGGTGGACGTTGCCAGTGGCAATGCCCGTCGGATTGCTGAAAAACACGGCGCCGCGTGTCTCGCACCACGCTGGTCGCCGGACGGCAAAGCGCTGTTGTACTGCGCCGTGCCGACGACGGTGAGTGCGGCGGGCGCAGGGCGCGACTCGCCAGAGATTGCCGAGCTGTGGACCGTGGATGTGCGGACTGGCGCCGAAGTGCGTCTCCCAGCGGCGCAGGGGGCGTCCTTCAGTCCCGCGTGGGCGGCGGACGGCCGGATCTTCTTCGTCTCGGGGATGAGCGGAACGGAGCGCATCTGGTCGCTTGCGCCGGAGACGGCGCTGCTCGCGTCCGGCCAGAGCGCAAGCGGCCGGGAGCATATCATCACAACTCGTTTTACGGCAATAGATTAG